A part of Ziziphus jujuba cultivar Dongzao chromosome 8, ASM3175591v1 genomic DNA contains:
- the LOC132805131 gene encoding 23 kDa jasmonate-induced protein-like, whose amino-acid sequence MGDGLFGNPITNSTLEGMPDYEDNKNIDRKDRARVALNMRSSEEKSVRAVQYLQTMKDQCDGELGGTLCLLYNATGDPIRYVTHYDWGNGHPGPTPYPMEIANGQWAAFLHVPLSTNKPYATGAIVYRGKDPRGVDCDWMVSWDNPTDKINNTPKAYSEVREKNHFFNSDFWRIIYNKMQSSGICYDGDKDVDNSYGCSLSVSIGSNRFPILVAVFTLQGV is encoded by the exons ATGGGAGACGGTTTGTTTGGTAACCCCATCACAAACTCAACTTTAGAAGGAATGCCTGATTATGAAGATAACAAGAATATAGATCGCAAAGACAGAGCTCGTGTGGCTCTCAACATGAGAAGTTCAGAGGAAAAAAGTGTGAGAGCTGTCCAGTATCTGCAGACCATGAAGGACCAATGTGATGGTGAACTTGGGGGAACACTTTGCCTACTTTATAATGCCACTGGGGATCCTATAAGGTATGTCACCCACTACGATTGGGGTAATGGACATCCCGGACCAACTCCATATCCAATGGAGATCGCCAACGGACAATGGGCTGCCTTTCTACATGTTCCATTATCGACGAATAAACCTTACGCTACTGGGGCCATTGTGTATCGTGGAAAGGATCCAAGAGGGGTTGATTGTGATTGGATGGTATCATGGGACAACCCtactgataaaataaataatacacccAAG GCTTATTCGGAGGTCCGTGAAAAAAACCACTTCTTCAATTCCGATTTTTGGcggataatatataataaaatgcaGAGTAGCGGCATTTGTTATGATGGCGATAAAGATGTAGACAACTCGTACGGATGCTCCTTATCTGTATCCATTGGAAGTAATAGATTCCCCATACTTGTTGCAGTATTCACCCTGCAAGGTGTTTGA